A segment of the Geoglobus ahangari genome:
GAAGGACGTCGTGCTCGCCACATTCGGGGACATGGCGAGGGTGCCCTTCGAGGACAGGAGCCTCTTCTACTACAGGAGCAGGGGCAAGGACGTCAGGGTTGTTTACAGCGTTTTTGATGCCGTGGAAATTGCGGAGAAGACTGACAAGGACGTGGTATTCTTCGGGATAGGTTTTGAGACGACCATGCCGTCCATAGCTGTGGCCATAAAGGATTCGCCAGAGAACTTCTATGTCTATTCCGCCCACAGGTACTTCATTCCGGCGATGGAGGCCATAATAAAGGGAGAGCTCAGGATAGACGGGTTCATCTGCCCCGGCCACGTCTCAACGATTGTGGGGGTGAAGGCGTACGAGAGGTTCCTGAAGTATGGAATTCCGATGGCCATCGCAGGATTCGAGCCACAGGACGTGCTTTTAGCCACATACATGCTCGTGAAGGCGATAAACGAGGGGAAGCCGTGGATATACAACGAGTACACAAGGGCTGTCAGGTATGAGGGCAACGTCAACGCTCAGAGGGTTATGAGCGAGGTCTTTGAGGCGGACGATGGTGAGTGGAGGGGGCTCGGAATTATACCGGAGACGGGAGTGAGGATAAGGAAGGAGTTTGAGGATAAGGACGCAGAGAGGGTTTTCGAGGACGTGTTCGAGGACTTTGTCCCCAAGGAGGACAAGAGAAAGAAGCACTGCAGGTGCGGTGAGGTGCTGAAGGGACTCATAACCCCAAAGGACTGCAGGCTCTTCATGACCGCCTGCACGCCGAGGAACCCGATAGGCCCCTGCATGGTGAGCTTCGAAGGAACCTGCGCAATCTGGGCAAAGTACGGGGTTGGCTAAGACTGGGCCGCAAGGTAGCTAAGGATTTTCTGGTGCAGTTCCCTCAAAACCTTTCTTCTGTCCTCCATCAGCACCACGTCCTCATCTCCCATTACGTACAGGTTGAGGCCGAAGGGGCTCGGGTAGGGAACCCTCGTTATCTCCAGCTCCACCTCACTGCCAACCCT
Coding sequences within it:
- the hypD gene encoding hydrogenase formation protein HypD, giving the protein MAEDIGRLTRKIEEISEGREITLMHLCGTHEDTISKYNLRSLMPENVKLLSGPGCPVCIIPDTDLQKVFHLIERKDVVLATFGDMARVPFEDRSLFYYRSRGKDVRVVYSVFDAVEIAEKTDKDVVFFGIGFETTMPSIAVAIKDSPENFYVYSAHRYFIPAMEAIIKGELRIDGFICPGHVSTIVGVKAYERFLKYGIPMAIAGFEPQDVLLATYMLVKAINEGKPWIYNEYTRAVRYEGNVNAQRVMSEVFEADDGEWRGLGIIPETGVRIRKEFEDKDAERVFEDVFEDFVPKEDKRKKHCRCGEVLKGLITPKDCRLFMTACTPRNPIGPCMVSFEGTCAIWAKYGVG